A segment of the Sulfurirhabdus autotrophica genome:
ACGCCAATGCTTCAGTCATTGTGTCCAATCACTTCGTTCGCTACCAAATCGTACCCTGGAGCCCCGATATCACCGGAGAACAGGAGCAAACTGCTTTTGTAAAACATTGCTTCACTAAAGTTTACGGTGAATCCACCAATAACTGGGCGCTTAGTTACAGTGAGAGTCCAGCTGGCTCCCCGGGTATAGCCAGTGCAATTGACCAGCCATTATTGGATAGCCTCAAAAAAACCGCGTTATTGGGCAAATTACGTTTGCATTCAGTGCAACCTTATCTGATGCCAGCCTTCAACCAGAACCGCCAGCTATTCAAAGCAGGCTCGGCATGGCTGGTTATTCTTGAGAAAGAAAAATTATGTATTTCTCTTTTTCACGAACAAAAATGGCAAAGCATCAGCACCAAACTGATCGAAAAAGATGACTGGGCGTCGGAACTGCCTTTTCTGCTTGATCGCCTTTGGCGCCTGACAAATCTGGACAACCCGCCCAGCAAGGTGTTTCTGATAGCGCCAGGCCAGCAGCTAACTTTACCTCGCAAGGATAAATGGGTCATGCAACAACTATTACCCAAAGCACAATTTGGACTCTCATCCAAAGATATAACCCGGTACGCTTTGGTTATGGAAAATTAGACTGGTGCGCGCTCTTTCTCTCGATTATCTGCAGACCAAAACCACCTCAGCCCTGACTGGTTTCTTGCTATTACTCATTGGCATTTCAGCAGCGGTCACGATAGGCCTGCAATTTCGTACCCTTAACACTGCACTATCTGCTGCTGAAGAAAATGCCGGACACCTCGAAAAACTGGTGCAAAAAAACAGTGGCATCAATACTCAAACCAAGCTCTCGCCAGAAGCAATGGAAGAAGCAAAGCAGGCCAACGCAACCCTGCAGAAACTTGCCTTACCCTGGGAAGGCCTTTTCAAGTCGCTGGAATCATCCAACCCCGATACCATTGCGCTACTGGCCATACAGCCAGACGCTGGCAAACAGGTAATGAAACTCAATGGGGAAGCGAAAGATTTGAATGCAATGCTGGATTACATTAAGCAGCTTCAACAGGATAAAATATTGGCAAATATTTCCTTGCTTACTCATGAAATAAGCCAGCGTGACCCAGAAAAACCCGTTCGATTTACCTTAAGTGCAACATGGAGAACACAACCATGAAAGCATGGATATGGTCAGTCAAACGATTACTGAGCCGCGCCGGCTGGATGGGGATTGTTGGGATTACACTCATCGCGTTCAGCGGGGCTTTTTATCTGTCTTCTGTCGTTCCAGAGCAAAATCGTCTTGAGCAACTCAAACTGGAATCCACCTCACTTCGTCATCGCGCACAAGTTGCCTTGAGCAATGGTGGCATAGGCAAAGCAAACAATACCGAAACGCAACTGGCTGCATACTACCGGTTTTTCCCTCAAGCAATTGATAAAAATGACTGGCTTGCAAAAATATACAGCGCAGCTGAACACCAGCAATTGGTGCTGGAAACGGGAGAATACCGTTTCATCCCTGATCAAAACAAAAAGCTTTCTCGATACCAAATTATCCTGCCATTAAAAGGTACTTATCCACAAATTCGAAAATTCGCAAACGAAGTACTGACTGAAGTCCCGGTTGCGGCGATAGATGACATCAGTTTTAAGCGCGAAACCATTGGAGCGGCTTCGCTGGACGCTCGTATAAAACTGACATTATATTTTGGAGCCCCTTGATGGCAGTTCCAAAAACAACTCGCTGGATTCTCATTTCAACTGCGCTGCTGCTCACGCTTGGGGCTGTTTTCTGGGTCAGCAATCAGGAAGAATCTGCGACAGCCAAAAATGAATTTACGCTTTCAACCCACGCAAAAACCACTTCAAAAAAACATAATGACTCCGTAGAGTCAACTAACGTGATTCAACTTGATAAACTGAATAGATCATCGCTCGATGCACATGCTGATTTGAATGATATTTTCAAGGGCAAGTCCTGGTATGTGCCACCACCTCCTCCCAAACCGCAGCCTCCACCACCGCCTTCTGCACCACCGCTTCCCTATACCTATATGGGTAAACTGATAGACGGTGGAAAACTTAGCATTTTCCTGAGCAAGCAGGATCGAAATTTTATTATCAAGGAAGGGGATACTCTGGAAGGTATGTATCGCGTGGAAAGTATTACTCCTTCAAACATTACCCTTACCTATATTCCGCTCAACATCAAGCAGATCATGCAAATCGGAGAAATGAATTGAAATTGAATGTATGTAACCGCTGCTGGCTAGTTTTATCTCTGATTACCTTGCTCATTTCAGGATGCGCAGGCGAAAAGGCTTTCCGTGATGGCAAAAGTTTATTGGCCGAAAGCAAGATTGAAGAGGGATTAGCGCAATTAGAAACTGCTACCAAAGAAGATCCGAAAAATATTGAGTACCGTGCCTATCTTCACCGTGAGCGCTTGAATCAGGTAAATCGATTATTGTTGCAGGCGGACAGCCTACGCACTGCCGGACAATACGATGAAGCCGAAAAAATGTTCACTCGTGTTCAAAAAATCGATAAAGAAAACAAACGTGCAGCGGATGGATTGCAACAATTACAAAATGATCGAAAACATAATGTCGAGTTCAATAAGGCAAATGAGCAATTCACGGCAGGCAACATTGATGCATCTCAATCTATTGTTCGCGCAATATTAGCTGAAGATCCCAGCCATCTGCCCAGTTTAAAACTACAACGCGCAATTGACGACCAACAAAAGCAAAGTGTGATATCCAATCCACCGCTTGCCTCCGGCCTCAAAAAACCGATCACCTTAGAGTTTCGTGATGCCAATATGCGCTCGGTTTTTGAAGTTATTTCACGCACTTCAGGCATTAATTTTATTTTTGATAAAGACGTACGTCCAGACCTGAAAGCAACGGTATACGTCAAAAATTCGTCTATCGAAAATGTCATTAATTTACTGCTCATCACCAATCAACTGGAAAAACGTATTCTCAGTGAAAACACCCTGCTGATCTATCCGAACACACCAGCCAAGGCAAAAGACTATCAGGAACTAGTTGTTAAAAGCTTTTACCTGGCGAATGCCGACGTGAAGCAAACTTTAAACATGATTAAAACCATGCTTAAAACACGCGATGTATTTATAGATGAAAAGCTTAACTTACTGATGATGCGTGATACGCCTGAAGTTATTCGTCTCGCAGAGAAACTGATTACAGCTCAGGATATGGCCGAACCTGAAGTGATGCTGGAAGTAGAAGTACTGGAGGTTAAACGTTCCAAATTGACTGAATTGGGCATTCAATACCCCAACCAGTTCACTGTGTTGAACTTAACAAATTCCAACACGGTAACTACATCTGCAGGATCTATTGTTGCCACCACGCCCAGTGTAGTGGCCAGCCAGCTTACTGTCGAAAGCCTGAAAACACTGAACGCCGGTAAAATCGGAATATCCAGCCCTGTGCTCAATCTCAGAAAAGAAGACAGCGACACAAACATTTTGGCGAACCCACGCATTCGCGTAAAAAATCGTGAAAAAGCCAAAATTCATATTGGTGACAAAGTGCCCGTCATCACCACCACCAGCACCGCCAATGTGGGAATCTCTGAATCTGTGAGCTATCTGGATATTGGACTGAAACTGGATGTAGAACCTAACATTTTCCTTGAAAACGAAGTAGGCATTAAAGTCGGACTGGAAGTCAGTAATATCGTGCGCGAGATCAAGAGCAGCACAGGCACGCTGACCTATCAGGTCGGAACTCGTAATGCCGTAACCAATCTCAGATTGAAAGATGGTGAAACCCAGGCACTCGCAGGGCTCATTAACGATGAAGATCGTGCCAGTGCAAGCAAGATACCGGGTTTAGGTGATCTGCCTTTGTTCGGGCATTTGTTTTCAAGTCATCGTGACGAGCATTCCAAAACCGAAATTATATTGCTGATCACCCCGCATATCGTACGCAATCTGGTACGACCTGACTCAGATATTACTGAATTTACTTCAGGCACAGAAACCAGCATTGGCGCAGCGCCTCTTTTCCTGGGCACCGCCACACCCAAAACTGACAAGGCCCCTTCTGGCCAGCCTGTTATCAGTCTTTCCAGCCCGCCAAAAGGTGTATCTACAACAAATCCCGCTGCGAATCAAGCAACTACTGGCATACCGGTTCAACTCGGATTGATTGCCCCTCCACAGGCTAATATTGGGAAGGAATTTGTCGTAAACGTCAGTGCGGCTGCATTTAATAACGTTAAACAAACTTCCTTTGAGGTGGTCTATGACCCGGCAAAACTGGAAGTCACTAAAGTTCAGGCAGGCAATTTCCTGGAACAGGATGGTCAACCAACCGACTTCACGCACACTGGAGAAGGTTCTGGCTACTTACGACTCAATTTTGATCGCGAAGCACCCGTAAATGGTAGTGGAAACCTTGCCATCATTTACATGCGGCCATTACCCGGAAAAACTGGGCCTACGTCACTCAGCATTTCCAATCCGGAAGTGGCTGACATGACAGGGAATCCTGTAAAAAGCAGCGCCACGCCTCCGCGCCCATTAATGATAGTGCCCTGAAAGCCTTATGCTGTTATCGTCCCAAAAAAAAGGATTCACGCTTATTGAACTGGTGATCACCATTGCGATTGTTGCCATACTCGCAACGGTTGCACTGCCGTTAACATCATTAACTGTACAGCGGAGCAAAGAACAGGAATTACAGGCATCCCTGAGACAAATTCGTGATGCCATCGATGCCTACAAGCAAGCGGTAGATGACAAACGTATTATAAAAGCGGCTGATGAATCAGGTTATCCAAAATCACTGGAGACATTAGTTGAAGGTGTAGTCGACGCAAAAAGCGCCAATAAGGAAATGATCTATTTTTTGAGACGAATTCCACGGGACCCCTTATCCAAAAACCCGAATGCAACGGCGTCAGAAACCTGGGGCAAGCGCAGTTACAAAAGCCCTCCTGATGCTCCCCAGGAAGGCGAAGATATTTATGATGTCTATTCACTATCGAGTGGCACTGGATTAAACGGCATTGCATACAGGGAATGGTAACCATGCCAAAAAAATCTAAACACAATGCTTTTACCTTGATTGAGCTGCTGGTCGTGATGGCCATCATCGCTACTTTGCTCAGTATTGCTGTACCCCGCTACTTCCATAGCCTGGAAAAATCCAAAGAAGCCATTTTGAAGGAAGATCTAAACATCATGCGTGATGCGATAGACAAATACTATGGAGATAAAGGAAAGTACCCTGACTCACTAGAGGATCTCGTCAGCAAAAAATATATCCGTAAAATCCCGCCTGACCCGATCACGGAAAGCGAAGCCACTTGGGTTGTCATTCCGCCAGAGGATGCCGAAAAAGGGGGGGTATATGATATCCAGAGCGGAGCGCCGGGAAACAGTCGGGACGGGTCACCCTATAATACTTGGTAAATACTCAATAAACATGTGTTAGCCTATTTTTCCAGCACATTGGAAGTGCTATTGCGGCCCTAAAACCCGCAATAATTCTTCCAATGTCGTCAAACCTTGATTTACCTTATTAAAACCGTCTTCAATTAACGTAGAGGTACCTAACTTTCGCGCAAGGTTGTTTATTTCCAGGATTGTCGCACCACTTGCAATGAGATGGCGCATTTCGTCATTGGGCACCAGCACTTCATATAAACCTATTCTGCCTTTATAACCACTGCCGTTACAATGCCCACAACCTTTCCCCTTGGAAGCAGTGACGCTTTCCTGCCTGAATAATGGCCCAAGGCGTGCCATAAGCGCTTGATCTGGTAAATCAGGTACGCGACAATGATCGCAGATTTTCCGGACCAGCCTTTGTGCAATCACGCCTTCCAAAGCAGTCGCCACTACATAGGGTTTCAGGCCCAAGTCAAACAGGCGTGAAATAGTTGCAACGGCCGAATTGGTGTGCAGCGTGGAAAATACCAGGTGACCAGTAAGGGCAGCATGAAATGCCACTTCGCCAGTCTCATAATCACGGATTTCTCCCAACAGAATTACGTCTGGATCCTGCCGCAGGATAGAGCGTAAAACAACAGGAAAGGTCAACCCGATCTTCTCTTTGATCAGCACTTGACCAGCTTGATCCATATAATATTCCACCGGATCTTCGATGGTGACATAATTTTTAGTCGGCGATGCATTGTGCTGCAACAAGGCATAAAGCGTGGTGGTTTTACCACTTCCAGTGGGGCCGGTTGTAAGAATCAATCCCTGGGGTTTATCAACCATATTCAGGACCTTCACCAAGTCCGACTTGGAAAACCCTAACCCCTCCAGGCCAACAATGGCTGAATTGCGATCAAGAATACGCATTACAACCTTTTCGCCATTGATAGTCGGTAGCGTTGAGATACGCAAATCCACTATACGCATTGGGGTTTTAACCGTGATACGACCATCTTGCGGTCTGCGCCGCTCGCTGATATCCAGCTCCGACATGACTTTAAGCCGTGAAACCAGTGACTGGTGCAAATGATGTGGAATATTAATTTTGTCCACCAGCACCCCGTCTATTCGATAACGTACTACGACACTCTTGGTGCGAGGCTGAATATGAATATCACTAGCGCCCAAACGGATCGCTTCCAGCATAACCGCATTTAACAAGCGGATTGCAGGTGGTTCATCGGTGCCGCGCAGCAATTCATCGAGTGATGCGTTATCTTCTTCCTCTATGACAACTTCAATTCCTTCATAGGGATCAGGGCTGGAAACCAACGTTTCCAGTTCTTTAAAATCTATTTCTTCTGCACCGTACACCTCTGCGAGCTTGCTCTTGATAGCGGCCACATTAGCCATCACAGGCTGGATTTCCAGTCCGGAAACAAAGCGTAAGTCATCAATCAGTCCGGTATCCATAGGGTCTGCTACTGCCAGCAGCAAACGTTTTCCCTCCAGTCTGAGCGGCACGACCAGTTGCCGTTCACAAAAACTGTGAGGCACAAGGGAAGCCACGGTAGGATCCACCTGAAATTCGGCAAGAGAAACTTCCTCAACCAGCAAATCCTTGCGCAAAATATCGCGGATGGTTTTTTCTGATACCCAATCATGCTCTAGCAGCAGCTTGATCATGGGTTCCTTCCGTTGCTGCTGCAACCGATACAGTTCCTGGACCTGCTGACTATTCAGCAAATTGCGTTTATTGAGCATGATGGCGAGCTGACTGCGATTGGTAACAGTCAGTTTGGAAAGCGCAGAAATTTCATTTGATTTCTGCGCGTTGTCTTTCTGCAGTGCTTTGTTTTTCTGAATCAGATCGTACTGTTCCAATGCCAATCCGACTGTGATGCGAAGATCATCATCATTCCAGGGTTTCAGAATGAATTTATACACGGCACCTTCATTGATGGCACCCATCACCGCTCCAGTGTCCGCATGGCCGGTCAACATAATTCGTATCATGTCCGGATGCAACGCTTTGGCCTGTTTCAGCAAATCTGCGCCATTCATGACCGGCATCATATAATCGGAGATCATGAGTTGAAACGGTTCTTTACTTAGCAGTTCAAGCGCTTCCAAACCATTTGGAGCAGTAACGACCGTATAATTTTCCTGGCGAAAAACCCGCTGCAATGCTTTTAGCACATTTGGCTCATCATCGACCAAAAGAATCCGGTAACCTGCTGATTTAGGCAATTCATGTTCTTGATCTTTATCAGGCGCACTACCTGTAAATAAGGATGCGTAACGAGTCATTCAGTTTCCTGCACAAAGTTTTATACATTATGTTTACGCTACTATGGTTCAGCACGCAACTTAAGCTACCCTTCTTAATAACCTGAACGGAAAAAACAAGATCATTATTCCACTACAGGCAAATAAATCGTAACCGTTGTTCCCACGCCTATCTCACTTGCCACTTCCAAAAAACCACCATGGGCCATTATTACATCCCTGCTGACTGTCAGCCCTAAGCCAGTACCCTGCCCCACATCCCGAGTAGTGAAAAAAGGGTCGAATATTCGCGGTAATGCCTCTGCCGGAATACCACTTCCCGTATCGGCTATCTGAATGCCGATCTTTCCATTCGAAAAGTTGGTTTTAATCCGTATTTCACCACGAGTTTTCATGGCCTGAGCTGCATTGAGCAGCAAATTCAAAAACACCTGATTTAACTGTCCCGGGAAACAACGCAACATCGGCAATTCACCAAGTTCCAAAACAATTTCAGCCTGGCTGCTGATCTGATTTGCAGCTACATTACACACTGATCGTATATTGTCATTAAGGTTAACGCTTTCTTCTTCGGCCTGGTCTACATTAGAAAATCCTTTAAGATCCGCTACAATACGTGCCACCCGATCCGAACCCGATATGCTCTCCTGCAACAATGCATCAAAGTCATTAAGCACAAAGTCCAGATCAGCGGTTTTCCATGCATTAACAAGCTTCTCTCCCCCCTCTGACTTCACCAGGTCTGCCATGGAGCGGCATTTTTTTACGTAAGACTGTGCAGCACTCAGATTACTTTTAATAAATCCAATAGGATTATTAATTTCATGGGCGACACCCGCAGCCAGTTGGCCGATTGAAGCCATTTTTTCAGCTTGGTATAACTGGCGTTGAGCTGAATCAATCATCTTAACCTGTTCCTTTACCCGCTCATCCAACTGTTCCGCCAGAGCCTTATAACGGGATTCCGATTCCAATAGTGCCGCGTGCTTACGCTGAAGTTCTTCATAATCTGACTTCACAACCTCAATATGCATTTCAGAGGCCATAAAATAACGTGCACCGGATTTCATCAACAACTGAAGCAAGTTGACTGCGGCCCGCAGTTTGGCTTCATCAATCTTTTCTGTAGAAATCGTTTCCAGATAACCAACGGATTCAAGATCATAGCTGAGTGAAATTCGGTTGCTTGCCTCGTTAAAGGCGATTGTCTCTCCTGCAATCAGATCTCCATTTTCAGCAACTACGCGGAACTTTGAATCGAGTAACACAGACATCACAGCGCCCAGCCTATCCTCTGAAATACCAGACAGCAGATCACGCAAACTTAATTCGCTGTCGTATCCTCTAACCGGGATTTCCATCCGGCTCTCCTACAACAGCACGAATAAATGCAGACATTCCAATCTGGTGCGTTTCTTGCAATGAAAATGCCTTATTCAGTGCTGGATAAACCGCTTCCAACAGCTTGATAAATGATTCTTTCACGCCAGTACCCACTAGGGCTGAGGCGAACACCAGAGGCCATGGCGCTGCCGACCAACGGTCCTGAATCTCTGTTTCGGAAAGAATGTGGGGCAGATCACGCTTATTAAACTGTACGACTAATGGCAGAACATCAAAATCAAGACCTACACGACGTGCATTATCTTCCAGATTCTGAAATGACTCGGAATTATTGATGCCTTGCGAACGCTGGGAATCGGCCACAAATACAACACCATCTGCCCGTGAAAGCACCGCCTTGCGCGTTGCATCATGTACTACTTGCCCCGGCACTGTATATAACTTGAACTTGATTAACCAACCGGATTGCGTGCGAAAACCCAAAGGAAGCAAATCGAAAAACAATGTTCGATCATTTTGAGTTTCCAGAGTCATGATTTCACCCTTCAAATCGGGTGCCAGCATGTCATGCAATTGCATGACATTAGTAGTCTTGCCACTCATAGCCGGGCCATAATAAACCAGCTTAATGGTGATTTTGCGATTAATTTCGTCAAATTCTGCCATCTTTAAAGTGTAGACCTTATATTATTTGCAAAATAATCTCACCAGCGAATGGAAATTTTATAGATTACATATCTTCTTCATCCAGCATCACGGAACCATCAGGCCCCCAATTCACTTTAGTGATACCCGGACTTTCTGCCTCAAGTTGCTTTAACGCCATTTCCTGCTTGCTGAGCTGCCCCTGCTGCACACGCACCAGATCTGCCAACCGCTCATTCTCCATTATTAAGCCGCGATAAGTTAACGCCTGGGCAATGGCTGACTTCAAATCGAAGTCATTCCAGGGTTTATTGATAAAGCGGTAAATTTGCGCTTCGTTAATAGCCCCAAGCAAACCATCCAGATCAGTGTATCCACTTAAAATCATGCGAGAAGAGTTTGGCTGAATTTTTCTAAATGCCTTCAAAAATTCCACACCATTCATAACTGGCATTCGAAAATCAGAGATCACCAGATCAAAAGCTATTTCTTCTGCACGTTTTAGTGCATCTTTTGGCAAGCTAAATGTTTCAACAGTTAATTGGTAGTTTTGACCTTCATGGTCAAAATCACTGACTAATACACGTCTCAAAGC
Coding sequences within it:
- a CDS encoding PilN domain-containing protein, whose product is MRALSLDYLQTKTTSALTGFLLLLIGISAAVTIGLQFRTLNTALSAAEENAGHLEKLVQKNSGINTQTKLSPEAMEEAKQANATLQKLALPWEGLFKSLESSNPDTIALLAIQPDAGKQVMKLNGEAKDLNAMLDYIKQLQQDKILANISLLTHEISQRDPEKPVRFTLSATWRTQP
- a CDS encoding secretin N-terminal domain-containing protein — its product is MKLNVCNRCWLVLSLITLLISGCAGEKAFRDGKSLLAESKIEEGLAQLETATKEDPKNIEYRAYLHRERLNQVNRLLLQADSLRTAGQYDEAEKMFTRVQKIDKENKRAADGLQQLQNDRKHNVEFNKANEQFTAGNIDASQSIVRAILAEDPSHLPSLKLQRAIDDQQKQSVISNPPLASGLKKPITLEFRDANMRSVFEVISRTSGINFIFDKDVRPDLKATVYVKNSSIENVINLLLITNQLEKRILSENTLLIYPNTPAKAKDYQELVVKSFYLANADVKQTLNMIKTMLKTRDVFIDEKLNLLMMRDTPEVIRLAEKLITAQDMAEPEVMLEVEVLEVKRSKLTELGIQYPNQFTVLNLTNSNTVTTSAGSIVATTPSVVASQLTVESLKTLNAGKIGISSPVLNLRKEDSDTNILANPRIRVKNREKAKIHIGDKVPVITTTSTANVGISESVSYLDIGLKLDVEPNIFLENEVGIKVGLEVSNIVREIKSSTGTLTYQVGTRNAVTNLRLKDGETQALAGLINDEDRASASKIPGLGDLPLFGHLFSSHRDEHSKTEIILLITPHIVRNLVRPDSDITEFTSGTETSIGAAPLFLGTATPKTDKAPSGQPVISLSSPPKGVSTTNPAANQATTGIPVQLGLIAPPQANIGKEFVVNVSAAAFNNVKQTSFEVVYDPAKLEVTKVQAGNFLEQDGQPTDFTHTGEGSGYLRLNFDREAPVNGSGNLAIIYMRPLPGKTGPTSLSISNPEVADMTGNPVKSSATPPRPLMIVP
- a CDS encoding type II secretion system protein, with the protein product MLLSSQKKGFTLIELVITIAIVAILATVALPLTSLTVQRSKEQELQASLRQIRDAIDAYKQAVDDKRIIKAADESGYPKSLETLVEGVVDAKSANKEMIYFLRRIPRDPLSKNPNATASETWGKRSYKSPPDAPQEGEDIYDVYSLSSGTGLNGIAYREW
- a CDS encoding type II secretion system protein: MPKKSKHNAFTLIELLVVMAIIATLLSIAVPRYFHSLEKSKEAILKEDLNIMRDAIDKYYGDKGKYPDSLEDLVSKKYIRKIPPDPITESEATWVVIPPEDAEKGGVYDIQSGAPGNSRDGSPYNTW
- a CDS encoding ATPase, T2SS/T4P/T4SS family, giving the protein MTRYASLFTGSAPDKDQEHELPKSAGYRILLVDDEPNVLKALQRVFRQENYTVVTAPNGLEALELLSKEPFQLMISDYMMPVMNGADLLKQAKALHPDMIRIMLTGHADTGAVMGAINEGAVYKFILKPWNDDDLRITVGLALEQYDLIQKNKALQKDNAQKSNEISALSKLTVTNRSQLAIMLNKRNLLNSQQVQELYRLQQQRKEPMIKLLLEHDWVSEKTIRDILRKDLLVEEVSLAEFQVDPTVASLVPHSFCERQLVVPLRLEGKRLLLAVADPMDTGLIDDLRFVSGLEIQPVMANVAAIKSKLAEVYGAEEIDFKELETLVSSPDPYEGIEVVIEEEDNASLDELLRGTDEPPAIRLLNAVMLEAIRLGASDIHIQPRTKSVVVRYRIDGVLVDKINIPHHLHQSLVSRLKVMSELDISERRRPQDGRITVKTPMRIVDLRISTLPTINGEKVVMRILDRNSAIVGLEGLGFSKSDLVKVLNMVDKPQGLILTTGPTGSGKTTTLYALLQHNASPTKNYVTIEDPVEYYMDQAGQVLIKEKIGLTFPVVLRSILRQDPDVILLGEIRDYETGEVAFHAALTGHLVFSTLHTNSAVATISRLFDLGLKPYVVATALEGVIAQRLVRKICDHCRVPDLPDQALMARLGPLFRQESVTASKGKGCGHCNGSGYKGRIGLYEVLVPNDEMRHLIASGATILEINNLARKLGTSTLIEDGFNKVNQGLTTLEELLRVLGPQ
- a CDS encoding sensor histidine kinase, yielding MEIPVRGYDSELSLRDLLSGISEDRLGAVMSVLLDSKFRVVAENGDLIAGETIAFNEASNRISLSYDLESVGYLETISTEKIDEAKLRAAVNLLQLLMKSGARYFMASEMHIEVVKSDYEELQRKHAALLESESRYKALAEQLDERVKEQVKMIDSAQRQLYQAEKMASIGQLAAGVAHEINNPIGFIKSNLSAAQSYVKKCRSMADLVKSEGGEKLVNAWKTADLDFVLNDFDALLQESISGSDRVARIVADLKGFSNVDQAEEESVNLNDNIRSVCNVAANQISSQAEIVLELGELPMLRCFPGQLNQVFLNLLLNAAQAMKTRGEIRIKTNFSNGKIGIQIADTGSGIPAEALPRIFDPFFTTRDVGQGTGLGLTVSRDVIMAHGGFLEVASEIGVGTTVTIYLPVVE
- a CDS encoding GTP-binding protein, giving the protein MAEFDEINRKITIKLVYYGPAMSGKTTNVMQLHDMLAPDLKGEIMTLETQNDRTLFFDLLPLGFRTQSGWLIKFKLYTVPGQVVHDATRKAVLSRADGVVFVADSQRSQGINNSESFQNLEDNARRVGLDFDVLPLVVQFNKRDLPHILSETEIQDRWSAAPWPLVFASALVGTGVKESFIKLLEAVYPALNKAFSLQETHQIGMSAFIRAVVGEPDGNPG
- a CDS encoding response regulator, producing the protein MYRIMLVDDEENILNALRRVLVSDFDHEGQNYQLTVETFSLPKDALKRAEEIAFDLVISDFRMPVMNGVEFLKAFRKIQPNSSRMILSGYTDLDGLLGAINEAQIYRFINKPWNDFDLKSAIAQALTYRGLIMENERLADLVRVQQGQLSKQEMALKQLEAESPGITKVNWGPDGSVMLDEEDM